The following are encoded in a window of Callithrix jacchus isolate 240 chromosome 9, calJac240_pri, whole genome shotgun sequence genomic DNA:
- the ZNF140 gene encoding zinc finger protein 140 isoform X3: MEGILSQGPVYSSFKGGWKCKDHIEMLQENQGCVRKVTVSHQEALAQHMNISTVERPYGCLECGKTFSRRFSLVLHQRTHTGEKPYACNECGKTFSQISNLVKHQMIHTGKKPHECKDCNKTFSYLSFLIEHQRTHTGEKPYECTECGKAFSRASNLTRHQRIHIGKKQYICRKCGKAFSSGSELIRHQITHTGEKPYECIECGKAFRRFSHLTRHQSIHTTKTPYECNECRKAFRCHSFLVKHQRIHAGEKLYECDECGKVFTWHASLIQHMKIHTGEKPYACAECDKAFSRSFSLILHQRTHTGEKPYVCKVCNKSFSWSSNLAKHQRTHTLDNPYEYENSFNYHSFLTQHP; the protein is encoded by the coding sequence ATGGAAGGAATTCTAAGCCAAGGCCCTGTGTATTCCAGTTTTAAAGGAGGCTGGAAATGCAAGGATCATATTGAGATGCTGCAAGAAAATCAAGGATGTGTAAGGAAAGTAACAGTCTCCCATCAAGAAGCCCTGGCCCAACATATGAATATCAGTACTGTGGAGAGGCCCTATGGATGCCTTGAATGTGGAAAAACTTTCAGTCGACGCTTTTCCCTGGTGTTACATCAGAGgactcatactggagagaaaccatatGCGTGTAATGAATGTGGCAAAACCTTTAGCCAGATTTCAAACCTTGTGAAACATCAAATGATACATACTGGAAAGAAACCCCATGAATGTAAGGACTGTAATAAAACATTCAGTTACCTTTCATTTCTTATTGAACACCAGAGAACACACACTGGggagaaaccttatgaatgtacTGAGTGTGGAAAGGCCTTTAGCCGTGCCTCCAACCTCACTCGACATCAGAGAATTCACATAGGTAAGAAACAATATATATGTAGGAAATGTGGGAAAGCATTCAGCAGTGGCTCAGAACTCATTCGCCATCAGATTAcacacactggagagaaaccttatgaatgcATTGAATGTGGGAAGGCATTTCGCCGTTTCTCACACCTTACACGGCATCAAAGCATCCATACAACCAAAACCCCAtatgaatgtaatgaatgtaGGAAAGCTTTCCGTTGTCACTCATTCCTTGTtaaacatcagagaattcatgCTGGAGAAAAGCTCTATGAATGTGATGAATGTGGTAAAGTTTTCACTTGGCATGCATCCCttattcaacatatgaaaattcatactggagagaaaccctatgcaTGTGCTGAATGTGATAAAGCCTTCAGTCGAAGCTTTTCCCTCATTCTACATCAGAGAACTCATACTGGGGAAAAACCCTATGTATGTAAGGTATGCAACAAATCCTTCAGCTGGAGCTCAAATCTTGCTAAACACCAGAGAACACACACTCTTGACAACCCCTATGAATATGAAAATTCATTTAATTACCACTCATTCCTTACTCAACACCCGTGA